In one window of Rhodopseudomonas palustris HaA2 DNA:
- a CDS encoding thiamine pyrophosphate-binding protein, which produces MHHMLESRTAAEALVDQLAINGVKHVFCVPGESFLPVLDALRDRDITITVCRHEGGAAMMAEAIGKATGQPGVCFVTRGPGATNASAGIHVARQDSTPMILFVGQVERAVKEREAFQELDYRAVFGSMTKWTTEIDDADRVTELVSRAFYTATSGRPGPVVIALPKDVLSERVTVGHAPAFRPVETSPGDEEMDELAALLAGAERPLIVLGGSRWSLKAREQIEQIATRTGLPVATSYRRGTLFDVMHPRYAGDLGLGPNPKLVARAKAADLVVLIGGRLGEIPSQGYTLLDSPAPQTKLVHIHPGAEELGRVYRPQLAIHASPARFVAALAKRDIVARPEWRDAADAAHADYLAWTETATPQPGDVNLGEVMIWLRDNVPADTILCNGAGNYASWIHRFYRFRHYMTHIAPTSASMGYGMPAAIAMQRLHPERLVLSVNGDGDFLMSGQEFAIAVQYRLPIVVVVCDNGMYGTIRMHQEREFPGRVAATELHNPDFAAYARAFGGFGANVEKTADFPAAFTAARASGLPSIIHLKIDPDAILPGATLSGIRAAALEKA; this is translated from the coding sequence ATGCATCACATGCTCGAGAGCCGCACCGCCGCCGAGGCGCTGGTCGATCAACTGGCGATCAACGGCGTCAAGCACGTGTTCTGCGTGCCGGGAGAGAGCTTCCTGCCGGTGCTGGACGCGCTGCGCGATCGCGACATCACCATCACCGTCTGCCGCCATGAGGGCGGCGCGGCGATGATGGCGGAGGCGATCGGCAAGGCGACCGGCCAGCCCGGCGTCTGTTTCGTCACCCGCGGGCCGGGGGCGACCAATGCGTCGGCGGGCATTCACGTCGCGCGGCAGGACTCGACGCCGATGATCCTGTTCGTCGGCCAGGTCGAACGCGCGGTCAAGGAGCGCGAGGCGTTTCAGGAGCTCGACTATCGCGCCGTGTTCGGCAGCATGACGAAATGGACCACCGAGATCGACGATGCCGATCGCGTCACCGAGCTGGTGTCGCGCGCGTTCTACACCGCGACCAGCGGCCGGCCGGGGCCGGTGGTGATCGCGCTGCCGAAGGACGTGCTGAGCGAACGCGTCACCGTCGGCCATGCCCCGGCGTTCAGACCGGTCGAAACCTCGCCCGGCGACGAGGAGATGGACGAACTCGCGGCGCTGCTCGCCGGCGCCGAGCGACCGCTGATCGTGCTCGGCGGCAGCCGCTGGAGCCTGAAGGCGCGCGAGCAGATCGAACAGATCGCGACTCGCACCGGGCTGCCGGTCGCGACCAGCTATCGCCGCGGCACGCTGTTCGACGTGATGCATCCGCGCTATGCGGGTGATCTCGGCCTCGGACCCAATCCGAAGCTGGTGGCGCGCGCCAAGGCAGCCGATCTCGTGGTGCTGATCGGCGGACGGCTGGGCGAAATTCCGTCGCAGGGCTACACCCTGCTCGACAGTCCCGCGCCGCAGACCAAGCTGGTGCACATCCATCCCGGCGCCGAGGAACTCGGCCGGGTGTATCGTCCGCAACTCGCGATCCACGCCTCGCCGGCGCGCTTCGTCGCGGCGCTGGCGAAACGCGACATCGTCGCGCGACCGGAGTGGCGGGACGCCGCCGACGCGGCGCATGCCGACTATCTCGCCTGGACCGAGACCGCGACGCCGCAGCCCGGCGACGTCAATCTCGGCGAGGTGATGATTTGGCTGCGCGACAACGTGCCGGCCGACACCATCCTGTGCAACGGCGCCGGCAACTACGCGTCGTGGATTCACCGGTTCTATCGTTTCCGTCACTACATGACCCACATCGCGCCGACCTCGGCCTCGATGGGCTACGGCATGCCGGCCGCGATCGCGATGCAGCGGCTGCATCCGGAGCGGTTGGTGCTGTCGGTCAATGGCGACGGCGATTTCCTGATGAGCGGTCAGGAATTCGCCATCGCCGTGCAGTATCGGCTGCCGATCGTCGTGGTGGTCTGCGACAACGGCATGTACGGCACCATCCGGATGCATCAGGAGCGCGAGTTTCCGGGACGCGTCGCCGCCACCGAGCTGCACAATCCGGATTTCGCCGCCTATGCGCGCGCCTTCGGCGGCTTCGGCGCCAATGTCGAGAAGACGGCCGACTTCCCGGCGGCGTTCACCGCGGCGCGCGCCTCCGGCCTGCCGTCGATCATCCATCTGAAGATCGACCCCGACGCGATCCTCCCCGGCGCGACGCTGTCCGGCATCCGCGCGGCGGCGCTGGAAAAGGCGTAG
- a CDS encoding branched-chain amino acid aminotransferase, producing the protein MTPAPAPISFSKTWTFFEGDWHDGNVPIMGPRTHAAWLGSMVFDGARAFEGVTPDLDRHIARVNWSATNFKLKAMIDEATWHGLVQDGLKRFAADAELYIRPMYWAQTGAGGGVLFDPETTNWCLCIYEAPMPKPTGLSITLSPFRKPSADCAVVDAKAGCLYPNNSRAMIEAQSRGFGNCLMRDMLGNIAELGNSNIFMAKDGVVYTPAPNGTFLNGVTRQRVIELLRGDGVTVVESTLTYRDFETADEIFASGNFAKVQPIVRIDDRALQPGPLFAKARKLYWEFAHG; encoded by the coding sequence ATGACTCCGGCCCCCGCACCGATCAGCTTCTCCAAGACCTGGACGTTCTTCGAGGGCGACTGGCACGACGGCAATGTGCCGATCATGGGGCCGCGCACCCATGCGGCCTGGCTCGGCTCGATGGTGTTCGACGGCGCCCGCGCCTTCGAAGGCGTGACGCCCGATCTCGACCGACACATCGCGCGGGTCAATTGGTCGGCGACCAACTTCAAGCTCAAGGCGATGATCGACGAAGCGACCTGGCACGGCCTGGTGCAGGACGGGCTGAAGCGGTTCGCCGCCGACGCCGAACTCTACATCCGGCCGATGTATTGGGCGCAGACCGGCGCCGGCGGCGGCGTGCTGTTCGATCCGGAGACGACCAACTGGTGCCTGTGCATCTATGAGGCGCCGATGCCGAAGCCGACCGGGCTGTCGATCACGCTGTCGCCGTTCCGCAAGCCGAGCGCCGATTGCGCCGTGGTCGACGCCAAGGCCGGCTGCCTCTATCCGAACAATTCGCGCGCGATGATCGAGGCGCAGAGCCGCGGGTTCGGCAACTGCCTGATGCGCGACATGCTCGGCAACATCGCCGAGCTCGGCAATTCCAACATCTTCATGGCCAAGGACGGCGTGGTCTATACGCCGGCGCCGAACGGCACCTTCCTCAACGGCGTGACGCGGCAGCGCGTGATCGAGCTGCTGCGCGGCGACGGCGTCACCGTGGTCGAATCGACGCTGACCTATCGCGATTTCGAGACCGCGGACGAGATCTTCGCCTCGGGCAATTTCGCCAAGGTGCAGCCGATCGTCCGGATCGACGACCGCGCGCTGCAGCCGGGGCCGTTATTCGCCAAAGCGCGCAAGCTGTATTGGGAGTTCGCGCACGGCTGA
- a CDS encoding long-chain-acyl-CoA synthetase: protein MNIQPRSVTADATQAPPARGAATTAPSVTKSPVTKPPSVTKSWLRAIEITSRIETEPRRLLASVIDEWAAAAPQRDAIVSDRESFSYAALADRIDRYARWALTNGIGIGDVVCVLMPNRPDYLAAWLGITKVGGVAALINTQLVGASLAHCIEVAQPKHVIVADELAEAFASARPHLAQAPRVWTHGGAGADSIDQALAALDAGPLAPHERREVSIEHLALLIYTSGTTGLPKAARVTHRRVMSWAGWFAGLTDAGPGDRMYNCLPIYHSVGGVVAPGSLLMAGGSVVIAEKFSASRFWDDIARWDCTLFQYIGELCRYLLQAPPRARDTQHRLRLACGNGLRGDVWEAFQARFAIPRILEFYASTEGNFSLYNVEGRPGAIGRVPSFLAHRFPAAIVKFDLDSGLPLRGDDGLCVRCARNEPGEAIGRIGDAADRGGRFEGYTSDAASDTKVLRDVFARGDAWYRTGDLMRLDDQGFFHFVDRIGDTFRWKGENVAASEVAEAIAACPGVTDVSVYGVSVPQHDGRAGMAALVVDARFDIDALHRHLADRLPSYARPLFLRLRPALEITGTFKQNKQDLIRDGFDPGVVSDPLYVGGAQAARYVALDEDLHRRIAAGELRL from the coding sequence ATGAACATCCAACCACGATCCGTGACGGCGGACGCGACGCAGGCCCCGCCTGCGCGGGGGGCTGCGACCACTGCCCCGTCCGTCACCAAATCTCCTGTCACCAAGCCTCCTTCCGTCACCAAGAGCTGGCTGCGGGCGATCGAGATCACCTCGCGGATCGAGACCGAACCGCGCCGGCTGCTGGCCTCCGTGATCGACGAATGGGCCGCCGCCGCGCCGCAGCGGGACGCGATCGTGTCGGATCGCGAATCCTTCAGCTACGCGGCGCTGGCCGATCGCATCGACCGCTACGCGCGCTGGGCGCTGACGAACGGGATCGGGATCGGCGACGTGGTGTGTGTGCTGATGCCGAACCGGCCGGACTATCTGGCGGCGTGGCTCGGCATCACCAAGGTCGGCGGCGTCGCGGCGCTGATCAACACCCAGCTCGTCGGCGCCTCGCTGGCGCATTGCATCGAGGTCGCGCAGCCGAAACACGTCATCGTCGCCGACGAACTGGCGGAGGCCTTCGCGAGCGCCCGCCCACATCTCGCGCAGGCCCCACGCGTATGGACGCATGGCGGCGCTGGCGCCGATTCGATCGACCAGGCGCTAGCCGCGCTCGACGCCGGCCCGCTGGCGCCGCACGAACGGCGCGAGGTCTCGATCGAGCATCTGGCGCTGCTGATCTACACCTCCGGCACCACCGGGCTGCCGAAGGCCGCGCGAGTCACGCATCGCCGGGTGATGAGCTGGGCCGGCTGGTTCGCCGGCCTCACCGACGCCGGGCCCGGCGACCGGATGTACAATTGCCTGCCGATCTATCACAGCGTCGGCGGCGTGGTGGCGCCCGGCAGCCTGTTGATGGCCGGCGGCTCGGTGGTGATCGCCGAAAAGTTTTCCGCGAGCCGGTTCTGGGACGACATCGCCCGCTGGGATTGCACGCTGTTTCAATATATCGGCGAGCTCTGCCGCTATCTGCTGCAGGCGCCGCCGCGCGCGCGCGACACGCAGCACCGGCTGCGGCTGGCTTGCGGCAACGGGCTGCGCGGCGACGTCTGGGAGGCGTTCCAGGCGCGCTTCGCGATTCCGCGCATCCTCGAATTCTACGCCTCGACCGAAGGCAATTTCTCGCTCTACAATGTCGAGGGCAGGCCCGGCGCGATCGGCCGCGTGCCGTCGTTCCTGGCGCATCGCTTTCCGGCCGCGATCGTGAAGTTCGACCTCGACAGCGGCCTTCCGCTGCGCGGCGACGACGGGCTGTGCGTCCGCTGCGCGCGCAACGAGCCCGGCGAGGCGATCGGCCGGATCGGCGACGCCGCCGATCGCGGCGGCCGGTTCGAGGGCTACACCAGCGATGCCGCGAGCGACACCAAGGTGCTGCGCGACGTGTTCGCCAGGGGCGACGCCTGGTATCGCACCGGCGACCTGATGCGGCTCGACGATCAGGGCTTCTTCCATTTCGTCGACCGCATCGGCGACACCTTCCGCTGGAAGGGCGAGAACGTCGCGGCGAGCGAAGTCGCCGAGGCGATCGCCGCCTGCCCAGGCGTGACCGACGTCAGCGTCTATGGCGTCAGCGTGCCGCAGCACGACGGCCGCGCCGGCATGGCCGCGCTGGTGGTCGACGCGCGGTTCGATATCGACGCGCTGCATCGCCATCTGGCCGATCGGCTGCCGTCCTACGCGCGCCCGCTGTTCCTGCGGCTGCGCCCGGCGCTGGAAATCACCGGCACGTTCAAGCAGAACAAGCAGGATCTGATCCGCGACGGATTCGATCCCGGCGTGGTGAGCGATCCGCTCTATGTCGGCGGGGCCCAGGCCGCGCGCTACGTCGCGCTCGACGAGGACCTGCACCGCCGCATCGCCGCAGGCGAGCTGCGGCTGTGA
- a CDS encoding O-acetylhomoserine aminocarboxypropyltransferase/cysteine synthase family protein, which translates to MRNETIAIHAGYDPDPTTKAVAVPIYQTASYAFDSADHGAALFNLETEGYRYSRIANPTSAVLEKRVAELEGGVGALAVASGQAALHYAFVNVADHGGNIVSVPQLYGTTHTLLSHILPRQGIHGRFAENDSAAAIEKLIDADTRAVFCETIGNPAGNVCDIERIAEVAHRHGVPLIVDNTVATPILMKPFDHGADIVVHSLTKFLGGHGTTLGGAIVDSGRFDWAAQPQRFPAFNQPDHSYHGMVYAERFGPTAYIERARSIYQRTMGSVLSPFNAFLLLQGIETVALRMERHVENARKVAEFLRDDPRVAWVNYTGFPDSPYYELVQKYLGGRASSLFTFGIKGGLEAGKNFYDSLRLITRLVNIGDAKSLACHPASTTHRQMSAEQQRTAGVLPETIRLSIGIEHIADIIEDLDQALAQAGGRRTQLIAAE; encoded by the coding sequence ATGCGCAACGAGACGATCGCCATTCACGCCGGCTACGATCCCGATCCGACCACCAAGGCGGTCGCGGTCCCGATCTACCAGACCGCATCCTACGCCTTCGACAGCGCCGACCACGGCGCCGCATTGTTCAATCTCGAGACCGAAGGCTATCGCTATTCGCGGATCGCCAATCCGACCAGCGCTGTGCTGGAGAAGCGCGTCGCCGAGCTCGAGGGTGGCGTCGGCGCGCTCGCGGTCGCCAGCGGCCAGGCGGCGCTGCACTACGCCTTCGTCAACGTCGCCGATCACGGCGGCAACATCGTCTCGGTGCCGCAGCTCTACGGCACCACGCACACGCTGCTCTCCCACATCCTGCCGCGCCAGGGCATCCACGGCCGCTTCGCCGAGAACGACAGTGCCGCGGCGATCGAGAAGCTCATCGATGCCGATACCCGCGCGGTGTTCTGCGAGACCATCGGCAATCCCGCCGGCAATGTCTGCGATATCGAGCGCATCGCCGAGGTGGCGCATCGGCACGGCGTGCCGCTGATCGTCGACAACACGGTGGCGACGCCGATCCTGATGAAGCCGTTCGACCACGGCGCCGACATCGTGGTGCATTCGCTGACCAAGTTCCTCGGCGGCCACGGCACGACGCTGGGCGGCGCGATCGTCGACAGCGGCCGGTTCGACTGGGCGGCGCAGCCGCAGCGCTTTCCGGCGTTCAACCAGCCCGATCATTCCTATCACGGCATGGTCTATGCCGAGCGGTTCGGCCCGACGGCCTATATCGAGCGCGCCCGCAGCATCTATCAGCGCACCATGGGGTCGGTGCTGTCGCCGTTCAATGCGTTCCTGCTGCTGCAGGGCATCGAGACCGTCGCGCTGCGGATGGAACGCCACGTCGAGAACGCCCGCAAGGTGGCGGAGTTCCTGCGCGACGATCCGCGCGTCGCCTGGGTGAACTACACCGGCTTCCCGGACAGTCCGTATTACGAGCTGGTGCAGAAATATCTCGGCGGCCGGGCGTCGTCGCTGTTCACCTTCGGCATCAAGGGCGGCCTCGAGGCCGGCAAGAATTTCTACGATTCGCTGCGGCTGATCACCCGGCTGGTCAATATCGGCGACGCCAAATCGCTCGCCTGCCATCCGGCCTCGACCACGCATCGGCAGATGTCCGCCGAGCAGCAGCGCACCGCCGGCGTGCTGCCGGAGACGATCCGGCTGTCGATCGGCATCGAACACATCGCCGACATCATCGAAGATCTCGATCAGGCGCTGGCGCAGGCCGGTGGCCGGCGCACGCAACTGATCGCGGCGGAATAA
- the metA gene encoding homoserine O-succinyltransferase MetA: MSLLFDNADPIDSPMLVPSGRRDGRRRRDAAGRDAAIEIGLVNNMGDAALRATERQFARLLEAGAGDRPVRLHCFALPSVQRSPAARHRIDSLYAGISELRTIRLDGLIVTGAEPRAATLREEPYWDEMRALVDWAEANTTSTIWSCLAAHAAVLHLDGIERERLPKKCSGIYAGERLQDDPLLIDLPAQMQVPHSRLNDLPADRLAASGYEVLTQARDAGVDVFMRRGRSRFVFFQGHPEYDIGSLQREYLRDIGRFLTGERESYPEIPVDYFDAATEAALGAFGAQAEAEPEPALISRLPQLALRAGVADAIEATATTLFRNWLDSLAGRS, encoded by the coding sequence ATGTCCCTGCTGTTCGACAACGCCGATCCGATCGACAGCCCGATGCTGGTCCCGAGCGGCCGGCGTGACGGGCGCAGACGCCGCGACGCCGCCGGGCGCGACGCGGCGATCGAGATCGGGCTCGTCAACAACATGGGCGACGCCGCGCTGCGGGCCACCGAGCGGCAGTTCGCGCGCCTGCTCGAGGCCGGCGCCGGCGATCGCCCGGTGCGGCTGCATTGCTTCGCGCTGCCCTCGGTGCAGCGTTCGCCGGCGGCGCGTCATCGCATCGACAGCCTCTATGCCGGCATCTCCGAGCTGCGCACCATCAGGCTCGACGGGCTGATCGTGACCGGGGCCGAACCGCGCGCCGCCACGTTGCGCGAGGAGCCGTATTGGGACGAGATGCGCGCGCTGGTCGACTGGGCCGAGGCCAACACCACTTCGACGATCTGGTCGTGCCTCGCCGCGCATGCGGCAGTGCTGCATCTCGACGGCATCGAGCGGGAACGCCTGCCGAAGAAATGTTCCGGCATCTATGCCGGCGAGCGATTGCAGGACGATCCGCTGCTGATCGACCTGCCGGCTCAGATGCAGGTGCCGCATTCGCGGCTGAACGACCTGCCGGCGGACCGGCTGGCCGCGAGCGGCTACGAGGTGCTGACGCAGGCGCGCGACGCCGGCGTCGACGTCTTCATGCGCCGCGGGCGCAGCCGCTTCGTGTTCTTCCAGGGCCACCCCGAATACGACATCGGCTCGCTGCAGCGCGAGTATCTGCGCGACATCGGCCGTTTCCTCACCGGCGAGCGCGAATCCTATCCGGAGATTCCGGTCGATTATTTCGATGCCGCGACCGAGGCCGCGCTCGGCGCGTTCGGCGCGCAAGCCGAGGCCGAACCGGAGCCCGCGCTGATTTCCCGGCTGCCGCAATTGGCGCTGCGCGCCGGCGTCGCCGACGCCATCGAGGCCACGGCCACCACGCTGTTCCGCAACTGGCTCGACTCCCTCGCAGGCCGCTCATGA
- a CDS encoding flavin reductase family protein, which yields MNIRPAALHRESAADSFKAAMRHLAGGVSIVTSGQDDERNGITATSVSSLSAEPPALIACINRSCALLPVIRERGTFGVNILAAGHRDLADRFAGRHGVRGAERYADGDWIELVTGAPLLSDALAAIDCTVDSIIDWNSHALVIGRVEAVQLGGASQALVYWRGGYHDIGGTE from the coding sequence ATGAACATCCGCCCCGCCGCGCTGCATCGCGAATCCGCCGCCGACAGCTTCAAGGCGGCGATGCGCCACCTCGCCGGTGGCGTCAGCATCGTCACCAGCGGGCAGGACGACGAGCGCAACGGCATCACCGCGACGTCGGTCAGTTCGCTCTCGGCCGAGCCGCCGGCGCTGATCGCCTGCATCAATCGCAGCTGCGCGCTGCTGCCGGTGATCCGCGAGCGGGGCACGTTCGGCGTCAACATCCTCGCCGCCGGCCATCGCGACCTCGCCGACCGCTTCGCCGGCCGCCACGGCGTGCGCGGAGCGGAGCGCTACGCCGACGGCGACTGGATCGAACTGGTGACCGGGGCGCCGCTGCTGAGCGATGCGCTGGCGGCGATCGACTGCACGGTCGACAGCATCATCGACTGGAACAGCCACGCGCTGGTGATCGGCCGGGTCGAGGCCGTGCAGCTCGGCGGCGCCTCGCAGGCGCTGGTGTATTGGCGCGGCGGCTATCACGACATCGGCGGCACCGAGTAG
- a CDS encoding lipopolysaccharide biosynthesis protein yields the protein MKFSVAIGKVIQLRHDSTVRSMAGAFALRVGITVVNLALVTLAARMLSRHDFGTYSMLFSAAGLLSVIATFGQQIFVMRSWSEFGAAGDESRLKGALTFSTLACLAGVTLVGLPFYVWFAAEHDTALALSATLYLVSYSLMLTSAHVARSAVGVRIGDGLTYLLVAVCPILYLIGCYALGAPIRIHVIFLTMAGASAFTVVVHMTLLRQQIRMKFPALGRSRPSFDLRTWIARSAKLWVSAGLEAANQYADVVIIGYLTTPSIAGAYFVTTRIANAFAMATGAVYIFSTRHIPHLYYNQQHRQLDSLLDSVALVTLTIVVGGLLVVLGGGHWILYAFNPDYVSYYGMLALLTAGTAAVAATGPSGSILMLTGHEGRYLAIIGGTVLMRAIGFFVLIPMFGIPGAVAATTISFVTMAVLLRSSAISTTGIDGSVLRLLTRLRRGPVSLRPE from the coding sequence GTGAAGTTCAGCGTCGCGATCGGGAAAGTCATTCAGCTCCGCCACGATTCGACGGTCCGTTCGATGGCCGGCGCGTTCGCGTTGCGTGTCGGCATCACGGTGGTCAATCTGGCGCTGGTGACGCTCGCCGCGCGGATGCTGAGCCGGCACGATTTCGGCACTTATTCGATGCTGTTCAGCGCCGCCGGCCTGCTCAGCGTGATCGCGACCTTCGGCCAGCAGATCTTCGTCATGCGCTCGTGGAGCGAATTCGGCGCCGCCGGCGACGAGAGCAGGCTGAAAGGCGCGCTGACCTTCAGCACGCTCGCCTGCCTCGCCGGCGTCACGCTCGTCGGCCTGCCGTTCTATGTCTGGTTCGCGGCGGAGCACGATACGGCGCTGGCGCTGTCGGCCACGCTGTATCTGGTGTCCTACTCGCTGATGCTGACCTCGGCGCATGTCGCGCGCAGCGCCGTCGGCGTCCGCATCGGCGATGGCCTGACCTATCTGCTGGTGGCGGTGTGCCCGATCCTCTATCTGATCGGCTGCTATGCGCTCGGCGCGCCGATCCGGATCCACGTCATCTTCCTGACGATGGCGGGCGCTTCCGCCTTCACGGTGGTGGTGCACATGACGCTGCTGCGGCAGCAGATCCGGATGAAGTTTCCTGCGCTCGGCCGTTCGCGTCCGAGCTTCGATCTCAGGACATGGATCGCGCGCTCGGCCAAGCTGTGGGTGTCCGCAGGGCTGGAAGCCGCCAATCAATACGCCGACGTCGTGATCATCGGCTATCTGACGACGCCGTCGATCGCCGGCGCGTATTTCGTGACGACGCGGATCGCCAATGCGTTCGCGATGGCGACCGGCGCGGTCTACATCTTCTCCACCCGGCACATTCCGCATCTGTACTACAATCAGCAGCACCGGCAGCTCGACAGCCTGCTCGACTCGGTCGCACTGGTGACGCTGACCATCGTCGTCGGCGGCCTGCTGGTGGTGCTGGGCGGCGGACACTGGATCCTGTACGCCTTCAACCCCGACTACGTGTCGTATTACGGCATGCTGGCGCTGCTCACGGCGGGGACGGCTGCGGTCGCGGCCACCGGCCCCTCGGGATCGATCCTGATGCTGACCGGCCACGAGGGCCGCTATCTGGCGATCATCGGCGGTACGGTGTTGATGCGCGCGATCGGCTTCTTCGTGCTGATTCCGATGTTCGGCATTCCCGGCGCCGTGGCGGCGACGACGATCTCGTTCGTCACCATGGCGGTGCTGCTGCGCAGCTCGGCCATCAGCACGACCGGAATCGACGGCTCGGTGCTGCGCCTGCTGACACGGCTGCGGCGCGGGCCGGTGTCGCTGCGCCCGGAATGA